From Musa acuminata AAA Group cultivar baxijiao chromosome BXJ3-8, Cavendish_Baxijiao_AAA, whole genome shotgun sequence, one genomic window encodes:
- the LOC135644450 gene encoding uncharacterized protein LOC135644450 isoform X1, which translates to MVDLIEFCGSCSLRRLQNPVLAPVRFRNPARAPARALGFPRPGAGKARAPRRCTIIAESVEGEVFSVTSSSKSDVDYLGESTKGDLNVNEEHLDAFGFDGQADLDGLIGEIARIEAKEAECSLNALGIVDPFSLRNSPCGIFCSRTLNLRSISAIGYDMDYTLIHYNVMAWEGRAYDYGMANLRSMGFPVDGLEFDPNMVIRGLVMDKERGNLVKADRFGYVKRAMHGTKMLSTRAISEIYGRELVDLRKESRWEFLNTFFSVSEAVMFMQMVDRLDQGAMPAELGPLDYKGIQKAVAKALFRAHVEGQLKSEIMAEPERFVEPDPELPLALLDQKEAGKKLLLITNSDYHYTNKMMQHAFNRFLPNDMGWRDLFEMVLVSARKPEFFQMSQPLYEVVTSDGLMRPCFKAKSGGLYSGGSAQMVEKSLDVHGDEILYVGDHIYTDVSQSKVHLRWRTALICRELEDEYNALIHSRSHKEELIELIEQKETVGDLFNQLRLALQRRTKGRPAQTRAANNMDDQELTESMQKLLILMKRLDQKIAPMLEADGELFNKRWGYLSRAGLWDKSHLTRQIEKYADIYTSRVSNFLHYTPFMYFRSQEQTLAHDSLTFSSTGINGVAMNHAA; encoded by the exons ATGGTGGATTTGATCGAGTTCTGTGGCAGCTGCTCGCTGCGGAGGCTTCAAAATCCCGTGTTGGCTCCGGTTCGCTTTAGGAACCCCGCTCGAGCACCTGCGCGCGCACTTGGCTTCCCGCGTCCCGGTGCGGGGAAGGCTCGCGCTCCTCGCCGCTGCACAATTATTGCGGAGTCCGTGGAAGGGGAGGTGTTTTCTGTGACGTCCTCGAGCAAGTCGGATGTGGATTACTTGGGGGAGAGCACGAAAGGGGATCTGAATGTGAATGAGGAGCATCTCGACGCTTTTG GTTTTGATGGTCAAGCTGACTTAGATGGCCTGATTGGAGAGATAGCAAGAATTGAAGCTAAAGAAGCTGAATGCTCACTTAATGCTTTGGGAATTGTG GATCCTTTCTCATTAAGAAACTCTCCATGTGGCATTTTCTGCAGCAGGACTTTAAATCTCAGATCAATCAGTGCAATAGGTTATGACATGGACTATACATTAATTCACTATAATGTAATG GCTTGGGAAGGGCGTGCGTATGATTATGGAATGGCCAACCTAAGAAGCATGGGCTTTCCAGTTGATGGTCTCGAGTTTGATCCAAACATG GTTATTAGAGGTCTGGTCATGGATAAAGAAAGAGGAAACTTGGTTAAAGCCGATCGATTTGGTTATGTGAAGAGAGCAATGCATGGTACCAAAATGCTCTCGACACGAGCTATTAG TGAGATTTACGGGAGAGAACTGGTTGATCTGCGAAAGGAAAGCCGCTGGGAGTTCCTTAACACCTTTTTCTCTGTTTCAGAAGCTGTGATGTTCATGCAG ATGGTTGACAGATTGGATCAAGGAGCAATGCCAGCAGAACTTGGGCCACTTGATTATAAGGGGATCCAGAAG GCTGTTGCTAAGGCCCTCTTCAGAGCACATGTTGAAGGTCAGCTTAAG AGTGAGATAATGGCAGAACCTGAACGATTTGTAGAGCCTGATCCTGAACTTCCTCTGGCTCTTTTAGATCAAAAGGAG GCTGGTAAGAAATTGTTATTGATTACCAACTCCGACTACCATTATACAAATAAAATGATGCAGCATGCCTTCAATAGGTTTCTTCCTAATGATATGGGTTGGCGAGACCTTTTTGAAATG GTTCTAGTGTCTGCAAGGAAGCCAGAATTTTTTCAAATGTCTCAACCCTTATATGAGGTTGTAACAAGTGATGGATTAATGCGTCCCTGTTTTAAAGCAAAGTCAG GTGGCTTGTACTCTGGTGGAAGTGCTCAGATGGTAGAGAAATCCCTTGATGTACATGGTGATGAGATCTTATATGTTGGCGATCATATCTATACAGATGTAAGCCAATCAAAAGTTCATTTGAGATGGCGGACAGCATTGATCTGTCGAGAATTAGAAGATGAG TATAATGCATTGATCCATAGTCGAAGTCACAAAGAAGAACTAATAGAACTTATAGAGCAGAAGGAAACAGTAGGAGATCTATTTAATCAGCTACGCCTTGCATTGCAACGCCGAACGAAAGGCCGCCCAGCACAG ACTCGTGCTGCAAATAATATGGATGACCAAGAACTGACAGAAAGCATGCAGAAACTGCTGATTCTTATGAAAAGACTAGATCAGAAAATTGCACCAATGTTGGAAGCAGATGGAGAACTCTTTAATAAAAG GTGGGGTTATCTCTCACGTGCCGGCTTGTGGGATAAGAGTCACCTTACAAGACAAATTGAAAA
- the LOC135644446 gene encoding ABC transporter B family member 11-like, with translation MGVVGEKDFGTVADAERTQEQGSCSNSASDKPTASSTENQDVEARGNNKDQDKTKYSVPFYKLFSFADSTDVVLMVLGSLGAMGNGLALPIMTILFGNLIQSFGGASNLDDVIDEVSKVSLKFVYLAIGAGVASFLQVACWMATGERQSARIRNLYLKTILRQEIAFFDKETNTGEVVERMSGDTVYIQDAMGEKVGKFIQLTSTFFGGFIIAFAQGWLLTLVMLCTIPPLVIAGGAMANVVTKMASRGQAAYGDAANVVEQTIGSIRTVASFTGERQAVKKYDKSLVRAYNASVQEGLVAGLGLGTVMLFMFAGYSLGIWYGAKLILQKSYTGGKVINVIFAILTGSFSLGQIAPCMTAFAAGQSAAYKMFETIKRKPEIDAYDAKGKILDDIHGDIEFRDVCFSYPARPDEQIFRGFSLFIQKGTTVALVGESGSGKSTVISLIERFYDPNAGEVLIDGINLKEFQLKWIRGKIGLVSQEPVLFASSIRDNIAYGKDNATVEEIRAATELANAAKFIDKLPQGLDTMVGEHGTQLSGGQKQRVAIARAILKDPRILLLDEATSALDAESERIVQEALDRVMANRTTVIVAHRLSTIRNADTIAVIHRGSMIEKGSHTELLKNPDGAYSQLIRLQEVNRDADNVNGHDSEKSDVWIGSARSSSKKMSFHRSISQGSSGRQSSSHSFQAAVGLPVGIDVQDITSEKMDPEIPNERSNEVPLRRLAYLNKPEIPVLMLGSFAAIVNGVIFPMYAILLSNVIKAFYEPPHKLRKDSNFWSLMFLVFGGISLIALPARSYLFGIAGSKLIRRIRLMTFQKVVNMEVEWFDMPGNSSGAIGARLSADAATVRSLVGDALALIVQNITTLIAGLLIAFIANWQLALIILALVPLLGLNGYVQMKFVKGFSKDAKIMYEEASQVANDAVGSIRTVASFSAEEKVMEIYKQKCEGPTKKGIRQGLISGAGFGISFFLLFCVYAASFYAGARLVESGKATFDKVFRVFFALAMAAIGISQSSSLAPDSSKARSASASVFAILDQKSKIDPSDESGMTLERLKGNIEFRHVNFKYPTRPDIQIFQDLCLTIQSGKTVALVGESGSGKSTVISLLQRFYSPDSGEILVDGIEIQKIQLRWLRQQMGLVSQEPALFNDTIRANIAYGKEGKATEAEIIAAAELSNAHKFISSLQKGYDTLVGERGVQLSGGQKQRVAIARAIVKEPKILLLDEATSALDAESERVVQDALDRVMVNRTTVVVAHRLSTIKGADLIAVVKNGVIIEKGKHEKLIKIKDGAYASLVALHMSAAS, from the exons ATGGGTGTTGTAGGCGAAAAGGATTTTGGTACTGTTGCAGATGCTGAGAGGACTCAAGAACAGGGATCATGTAGCAATTCTGCGTCGGACAAGCCGACAGCGAGTTCTACGGAGAATCAAGATGTGGAGGCCAGGGGGAACAACAAGGATCAAGATAAGACCAAGTACTCTGTGCCGTTCTACAAGCTGTTCTCATTTGCAGACTCCACAGATGTAGTTTTGATGGTCCTGGGATCGCTGGGTGCCATGGGAAACGGGCTTGCCCTACCTATTATGACAATTCTATTTGGGAATCTGATCCAGTCCTTTGGAGGAGCTTCGAATTTAGATGATGTGATCGATGAAGTTTCCAAG GTATCACTGAAATTTGTCTACCTCGCAATTGGAGCAGGCGTCGCATCTTTCCTCC AGGTGGCTTGCTGGATGGCTACCGGGGAAAGACAATCTGCAAGAATAAGGAACTTGTACCTGAAAACCATACTAAGGCAAGAAATTGCGTTCTTTGACAAGGAAACAAATACAGGTGAAGTGGTCGAGAGGATGTCTGGCGATACTGTTTATATACAGGATGCCATGGGTGAGAAG GTGGGCAAATTCATTCAGTTGACATCGACATTCTTCGGAGGGTTCATAATTGCATTTGCTCAAGGGTGGCTTCTCACTCTTGTCATGCTGTGCACTATCCCCCCATTGGTAATTGCAGGAGGCGCCATGGCTAACGTCGTGACCAAGATGGCATCACGGGGACAAGCAGCTTATGGAGATGCGGCAAACGTGGTTGAGCAGACGATTGGTTCGATTAGGACA GTTGCTTCTTTCACTGGAGAAAGACAAGCAGTAAAGAAGTATGATAAGTCTTTGGTAAGAGCATACAATGCAAGTGTTCAAGAGGGTTTGGTAGCTGGATTAGGCCTTGGAACTGTCATGCTTTTCATGTTTGCTGGGTATTCCTTGGGAATATGGTATGGCGCAAAATTGATACTGCAAAAGAGTTACACTGGCGGCAAGGTCATCAATGTGATATTCGCGATCCTCACTGGCTCCTT CTCATTAGGCCAGATAGCACCTTGCATGACAGCATTTGCAGCAGGACAATCTGCTGCTTATAAGATGTTTGAGACGATCAAGCGAAAGCCAGAAATTGATGCTTATGATGCCAAAGGAAAGATACTTGATGATATTCACGGGGATATTGAATTTAGAGATGTTTGTTTTAGTTATCCAGCCAGACCAGATGAACAGATCTTTCGTGGGTTTTCTCTATTCATCCAGAAAGGAACAACTGTTGCATTGGTTGGTGAGAGTGGAAGTGGAAAGTCAACTGTTATTAGTTTGATTGAAAGGTTTTACGATCCAAATGCTGGTGAAGTCCTCATAGATGGAATAAACCTCAAGGAGTTTCAACTCAAATGGATTAGAGGAAAAATTGGGCTTGTGAGTCAGGAGCCGGTCCTATTTGCTTCAAGCATTAGAGACAATATAGCGTATGGCAAGGATAATGCAACTGTTGAAGAAATCAGAGCTGCAACAGAACTGGCTAATGCTGCCAAATTCATAGATAAATTGCCCCAG GGTCTTGACACCATGGTTGGAGAACATGGAACTCAGCTATCAGGGGGTCAAAAGCAAAGAGTTGCCATTGCTAGAGCAATTCTGAAAGATCCTCGTATTTTACTTCTAGATGAAGCTACAAGTGCGCTTGATGCTGAGTCAGAAAGGATAGTACAGGAAGCACTTGATAGAGTCATGGCAAACCGTACTACTGTTATTGTTGCTCATCGATTGAGCACCATTAGAAATGCTGATACAATCGCTGTTATACATCGAGGATCAATGATCGAAAAAG GTTCACATACAGAGCTCTTAAAGAATCCAGATGGAGCTTATAGCCAGCTCATTCGCCTGCAAGAAGTGAACCGAGATGCAGATAATGTAAATGGACATGATTCAGAAAAATCTGATGTTTGGATTGGTTCAGCAAGGTCCTCAAGCAAAAAAATGTCTTTCCACCGCTCAATTAGCCAAGGATCATCAGGCAGGCAAAGCAGTAGCCATTCGTTCCAAGCTGCAGTTGGTTTGCCTGTAGGAATTGATGTTCAAGATATTACATCTGAGAAAATGGATCCTGAAATTCCTAATGAACGGTCAAATGAAGTACCTCTCCGCCGACTTGCATATCTTAATAAACCAGAGATCCCAGTCTTGATGCTTGGCTCTTTTGCTGCCATTGTTAATGGGGTCATATTTCCCATGTACGCGATACTCTTATCAAATGTGATAAAAGCATTTTACGAGCCACCGCACAAGCTTAGAAAGGATTCTAACTTTTGGTCTTTAATGTTCCTGGTGTTCGGTGGGATTTCTTTAATTGCCCTACCAGCTAGATCCTACCTTTTTGGCATTGCAGGATCAAAGTTAATTAGGAGGATAAGGCTAATGACATTTCAGAAGGTGGTTAACATGGAGGTAGAATGGTTTGATATGCCAGGGAACTCAAGTGGAGCAATCGGAGCAAGGTTATCAGCAGATGCAGCGACGGTCAGAAGTCTTGTTGGTGATGCACTCGCATTAATTGTTCAGAACATTACAACATTGATTGCTGGCTTGCTGATTGCTTTTATTGCCAATTGGCAACTCGCTCTAATAATCCTGGCTTTGGTGCCTCTCTTGGGTCTGAATGGATATGTACAGATGAAGTTTGTGAAGGGGTTCAGCAAGGATGCAAAG ATAATGTATGAGGAAGCAAGTCAAGTTGCAAATGATGCAGTTGGAAGCATCAGAACAGTTGCTTCATTCTCTGCTGAAGAGAAGGTGATGGAAATCTACAAGCAAAAATGTGAAGGCCCCACAAAGAAAGGAATTAGACAAGGGTTGATCAGTGGTGCTGGATTTGGTATTTCCTTCTTCTTGTTATTTTGTGTTTATGCGGCAAGCTTTTATGCTGGAGCACGATTAGTTGAGAGCGGGAAGGCTACATTTGACAAAGTATTTCGG GTCTTCTTTGCTCTTGCAATGGCAGCCATTGGGATTTCTCAGTCAAGTTCCTTAGCACCAGATTCTTCAAAAGCCAGATCAGCTTCGGCATCAGTATTTGCAATTCTTGACCAGAAATCTAAGATAGATCCAAGCGATGAATCTGGCATGACCTTGGAAAGATTGAAGGGAAACATTGAGTTTCGACATGTCAACTTCAAGTACCCTACGCGGCCAGATATCCAGATTTTCCAAGACCTGTGCTTGACAATCCAGTCTGGAAAG ACAGTTGCACTTGTTGGAGAGAGTGGTAGCGGGAAATCAACTGTCATATCGTTGTTGCAGAGATTTTACAGTCCTGATTCTGGTGAGATATTGGTGGATGGGATTGAAATACAAAAGATACAACTGAGGTGGTTGAGGCAGCAAATGGGTTTGGTGAGCCAAGAACCAGCTCTGTTCAATGATACAATTCGTGCCAACATTGCTTACGGAAAGGAGGGAAAGGCTACTGAAGCTGAGATCATAGCTGCTGCAGAGTTATCAAATGCCCACAAGTTCATTTCCAGTTTGCAGAAG GGCTATGACACACTGGTTGGAGAACGGGGAGTGCAGCTATCAGGTGGCCAAAAGCAGCGTGTCGCAATTGCACGTGCCATTGTGAAGGAGCCCAAGATTTTGTTGCTGGATGAGGCAACCAGTGCACTTGATGCTGAGTCTGAAAGAGTGGTGCAGGATGCACTAGATCGTGTTATGGTCAATCGAACCACAGTCGTTGTAGCTCACAGGTTATCTACTATAAAGGGTGCGGATTTGATTGCCGTCGTCAAGAATGGAGTGATCATAGAGAAAGGGAAGCACGAGAAGCTGATAAAAATCAAGGATGGAGCTTACGCCTCCCTTGTAGCGCTTCACATGAGCGCTGCATCTTAA
- the LOC135644450 gene encoding uncharacterized protein LOC135644450 isoform X2: MRSISTLLDPFSLRNSPCGIFCSRTLNLRSISAIGYDMDYTLIHYNVMAWEGRAYDYGMANLRSMGFPVDGLEFDPNMVIRGLVMDKERGNLVKADRFGYVKRAMHGTKMLSTRAISEIYGRELVDLRKESRWEFLNTFFSVSEAVMFMQMVDRLDQGAMPAELGPLDYKGIQKAVAKALFRAHVEGQLKSEIMAEPERFVEPDPELPLALLDQKEAGKKLLLITNSDYHYTNKMMQHAFNRFLPNDMGWRDLFEMVLVSARKPEFFQMSQPLYEVVTSDGLMRPCFKAKSGGLYSGGSAQMVEKSLDVHGDEILYVGDHIYTDVSQSKVHLRWRTALICRELEDEYNALIHSRSHKEELIELIEQKETVGDLFNQLRLALQRRTKGRPAQTRAANNMDDQELTESMQKLLILMKRLDQKIAPMLEADGELFNKRWGYLSRAGLWDKSHLTRQIEKYADIYTSRVSNFLHYTPFMYFRSQEQTLAHDSLTFSSTGINGVAMNHAA, encoded by the exons ATGAGGAGCATCTCGACGCTTTTG GATCCTTTCTCATTAAGAAACTCTCCATGTGGCATTTTCTGCAGCAGGACTTTAAATCTCAGATCAATCAGTGCAATAGGTTATGACATGGACTATACATTAATTCACTATAATGTAATG GCTTGGGAAGGGCGTGCGTATGATTATGGAATGGCCAACCTAAGAAGCATGGGCTTTCCAGTTGATGGTCTCGAGTTTGATCCAAACATG GTTATTAGAGGTCTGGTCATGGATAAAGAAAGAGGAAACTTGGTTAAAGCCGATCGATTTGGTTATGTGAAGAGAGCAATGCATGGTACCAAAATGCTCTCGACACGAGCTATTAG TGAGATTTACGGGAGAGAACTGGTTGATCTGCGAAAGGAAAGCCGCTGGGAGTTCCTTAACACCTTTTTCTCTGTTTCAGAAGCTGTGATGTTCATGCAG ATGGTTGACAGATTGGATCAAGGAGCAATGCCAGCAGAACTTGGGCCACTTGATTATAAGGGGATCCAGAAG GCTGTTGCTAAGGCCCTCTTCAGAGCACATGTTGAAGGTCAGCTTAAG AGTGAGATAATGGCAGAACCTGAACGATTTGTAGAGCCTGATCCTGAACTTCCTCTGGCTCTTTTAGATCAAAAGGAG GCTGGTAAGAAATTGTTATTGATTACCAACTCCGACTACCATTATACAAATAAAATGATGCAGCATGCCTTCAATAGGTTTCTTCCTAATGATATGGGTTGGCGAGACCTTTTTGAAATG GTTCTAGTGTCTGCAAGGAAGCCAGAATTTTTTCAAATGTCTCAACCCTTATATGAGGTTGTAACAAGTGATGGATTAATGCGTCCCTGTTTTAAAGCAAAGTCAG GTGGCTTGTACTCTGGTGGAAGTGCTCAGATGGTAGAGAAATCCCTTGATGTACATGGTGATGAGATCTTATATGTTGGCGATCATATCTATACAGATGTAAGCCAATCAAAAGTTCATTTGAGATGGCGGACAGCATTGATCTGTCGAGAATTAGAAGATGAG TATAATGCATTGATCCATAGTCGAAGTCACAAAGAAGAACTAATAGAACTTATAGAGCAGAAGGAAACAGTAGGAGATCTATTTAATCAGCTACGCCTTGCATTGCAACGCCGAACGAAAGGCCGCCCAGCACAG ACTCGTGCTGCAAATAATATGGATGACCAAGAACTGACAGAAAGCATGCAGAAACTGCTGATTCTTATGAAAAGACTAGATCAGAAAATTGCACCAATGTTGGAAGCAGATGGAGAACTCTTTAATAAAAG GTGGGGTTATCTCTCACGTGCCGGCTTGTGGGATAAGAGTCACCTTACAAGACAAATTGAAAA